A genomic stretch from Falco cherrug isolate bFalChe1 chromosome 3, bFalChe1.pri, whole genome shotgun sequence includes:
- the BPNT2 gene encoding Golgi-resident adenosine 3',5'-bisphosphate 3'-phosphatase: MAPMGIRLSPLGMAVFCLLGLGVLYHLYSGFLAGRFAFFMLSEPAAGGPESPRGSAPAGAVDLRELLAVSVLAAVRGGEEVKRVREGNVLNAKAKGKTREGAEEQLTSGDLLSNRRMFYLLKGAFPAVQINSEERVDTADQETVSWDHSIPEDIKQKIQPKEVPAESVTVWIDPLDATQEYTEDLRQYVTTMVCVAVNGKPVIGVIHKPFSAYTAWAMVDGGSNIRARSSYNEKTPRIIVSRSHAGKVEQVARQTFGNKTVIIPAGGAGYKVLALLDVAEKNQEQADVYIHVTYIKKWDICAGNAVLRALGGHMTTLTGEEISYTGSDGNEGGLIASINMNHKALIEKLPDLEKTSHK; encoded by the exons ATGGCCCCCATGGGGATCCGCCTCTCGCCGCTCGGCATGGCCGTGTtctgcctgctggggctgggcgtCCTCTACCACCTCTACTCCGGCTTCCTGGCCGGCCGCTTCGCCTTTTTCATGCTGAGCGAGCCGGCGGCCGGCGGGCCCGAGAGCCCCCGCGGCTCCGCGCCCGCCGGCGCCGTGGACCTGCGGGAGCTGCTGGCCGTGTCCGTCCTGGCCGCCGTCAGGGGCGGGGAGGAGGTGAAGCGGGTCCGCGAGGGCAACGTCCTCAACGCCAAGGCGAAGGGGAAGACGCGGGAGGGGGCCGAGGAGCAGCTGACGAGCGGCGACCTCCTCTCCAACCGCAGGATGTTCTACCTGCTGAAGGGCGCCTTCCCCGCCGTGCAG ATAAACTCTGAAGAGCGTGTTGATACAGCTGATCAGGAGACAGTCTCTTGGGATCACAGTATTCCTGaagacataaaacaaaaaatacagcctAAAGAAGTTCCAGCAGAAAGTGTGACTGTCTGGATCGATCCGTTAGATGCTACACAAGAATACACAG AGGATCTTCGGCAGTACGTCACGACAATGGTTTGCGTGGCTGTAAATGGTAAACCAGTCATAGGAGTGATACACAAGCCATTCTCAGCATATACAG CTTGGGCAATGGTGGATGGTGGGTCAAACATAAGAGCTCGTTCCTCCTACAACGAGAAGACTCCAAGGATTATTGTATCCCGCTCCCATGCAGGAAAAGTTGAGCAGGTTGCACGGCAGACATTTGGAAATAAGACTGTGATAATCCCAGCTGGTGGAGCAG GTTATAAAGTGTTGGCCCTCCTTGATGTGGCTGAAAAGAATCAAGAACAAGCTGATGTATATATCCATGTCACCTATATTAAGAAGTGGGACATATGTGCTGGAAATGCAGTGTTGAGAGCATTGGGTGGCCATATGACTACCCTGACTGGTGAAGAAATTAGTTACACTGGCTCAGATGGCAATGAGGGAGGACTTATAGCCAGTATCAACATGAACCATAAAGCACTAATTGAAAAACTTCCAGATCTGGAGAAAACATCACACAAATAA